Part of the Ruania alba genome is shown below.
CTCAGAGTCCATTGCTTCAACCTCTCGCGCGACGGATTCGGCGCCGGTGAGAACCAGTCCCTGGAGCGGCCGTTCGGCCATGCCGACCCCGGCGACATGTTCGCCTGGGCAGGGGCCACGGCCAGTTGGCCGAACCGGACCGACCCCGGCGGAACCCGCGGTCTTGACGATTACTTCACTCGCGACTTCGCTCGGAACATCGGTGCCGAGATCATGGGGCGCAACAAGTTCGGACCGCAGCGTGGGCCGTGGCGGGACCGCCAATGGCGCGGCTGGTGGGGCGACGAGCCGCCCTTCCACACCCCGGTGTTCGTGCTCACTCATCACGAGCGGCCGTCGTTCACCCTCTCCGACACCACCTTCCACTTCCTGGATGCTGGGCCCGAAGAAGCGCTGGAACGGGCCAAGGCTGCGGCCAAAGGCAAGGACGTCCGATTGGGGGGTGGCGCAACAACCATCCGCCAGTTCCTCGACGCCGATCTGGTCGACACGATGCACATTGCGGTTTCGGACGTCGAACTCGGATCGGGCGTCCGACTATGGCAGTCACCCGAGGAGTTGCTCGACCGATTCCACCTCGAGGTGGTGCCGAGCCCAAGTGGTGTGAGGCACCACCTGTTCTGGAGGCGGTGAGCACCCGATACCAGGACAGCGTGGCCCGGCCTCCCCTGAATGTCCCGGCAGGGCCGTCGCTGCGCTCCTCCTCGTCCTGCGGGTGCACAGCTCCTTCGTCGCTGGTGCCCCCGGCAGGGCCGTCGCTGCGCTCCTCCTCGTCCTGTGGGTGCACAGCTCCTTCGTCGCTGGTGCCCCCGGCAGGGCCGTCGCTGCGCTCCTCCTCGTCCTGTGGGTGCACAGCTCCTTCGTCGCTGGTGCCCCCGGCAGGGCCGTCGCTGCGCTCCTCCTCGTCCTGTGGGTGCACAGCTCCTTCGTCGCTGGTGCCCCCGGCAGGACTCGAACCTGCAACCTACGGATTAGAAGGCCGTTGCTCTATCCATTGAGCTACGGGGGCGTCCACCTAGGATATCGGCGTGGTTCATGCACCGGTTCGCAGCGCCGTCAACGATCATGGGGTGAGCAAGAGTTGGCCCAGCGACCTCCGAGACGGCAGGGTAGTCACGTGACCCCGACCCCCGCGACTCCGCCGCACGATCCGAGCACGGAGGACCACGGCGCGCCGGAGGAGACCGCCGAGCACATCCAGTCCGATCTCGACGGGCCCGTGCCCATGGTCGAGGTGATCGAGCACCTGCTCGACAACCTGGATACCGCCTCGCTGCCCCTCGAGGTGCCCGGTGTGGCGGAGTGCCGCGTGCAGCGTGACCGGCTCGCCACCCAGGTGCGCCACCACCTGCTGCCCCGGCTGAAGCAGGTCGCGGCGCCGGTGATCGTCGTGGTCGGTGGGTCCACCGGGGCCGGCAAATCCACCATCGTCAACTCGGTGGTCGGCCGGGAGGTCACTGAGGCCGGGGTGCTGCGCCCCACCACCCGAGAACCCATCCTCGTGGTGCACCCGCTCGATGCCGAGCTGATGGACACCCACCCGGTGACCGAGGTGGCTCGGGTGAATCCGAGCGAGGACGTCCCCCGGGGTATGGCGCTCCTCGACGCGCCCGACCTGGACTCGGTGCACGCCGGGAACCGGAGCCTGGCCGATGAGCTCGTGGAGCTCGCGGACCTGTGGGTGTTCGTCACCACCGGCTCCCGCTACGGCGACGCTGTGCCGTGGACCCGGCTGCAGGCCGCCTCCGAACGAGGCGTGTCCCTCTCGGTAATCCTCAACCGCGTGGATCCCGAGGCGCTCGCCACCGTGCGCAGGGACCTGTTCGAGCGCCTGGAAGCCCAAGGGTTCGGCTCGGTGCCGTTCTTCGTCATCCCCGACGTCGGCCCGCTCGAGGGGGCGCTACCGGACCATCGGATCCGGGAGTTCACGCAATGGCTCACCGTGCTCGGGGCGAAGAGCCAGTCGCGCAGTGTGATCGCGCGGACCGTGCGCGGAGCGTGGCCGGCTCTCCGCCAGGACGTGCAGGCAGTGGCCGTGGCGATGGAGGACCAGCGTCGCACCAACCTCTCCCTGCGCAATCAGCTCAACGCGGCCACCGCGGCCTCCGCCGACCAGGTCAGGACGGACTTGACCTCCGGCGCTGCCGCGACCGGCGCCCCGACCACCGCATGGCTCGCCGGTGCGAGCAGCGGTGGCATTCTCTCCCCACTGGTGGCCGCCCCGGCCAACCTGTTCGAGTCGTGGCGGGTCCGCCGCGCCAACGCCGCTCGCCTGGAGTCGGTGCGGTCGCTGCGCGAAGTGGCCATCAACGCCGCCCGCACCCTGATCCATGAGGCCGGCGAGCGCGCTGAGCGCGCCCTGCGGACGGCGGCCGAGGAGTCCCCGGCAGGGTGTCAGGTGACCGAGGCCGTCGCACCCGCCACGTGCACGGCCGGCCGAGCCGAGCGCCTGGCCATGCTGTTCTCCGAATGGGACGACGTGGTGGCCGAACTGTGCGCCACGCTCACCTTCACCGCCGACGACGCCGGGCTGGACGAGGCAGGCAAGGTCGCCCTGGTGGAGGCGGCCGCCGTCGGCCTGGACGGCGCCTCCCGTGCCGTGACGCGTATGCTCGGCGAGCGAGGGGCCGCCGTCGTCGCTCGACTGAACGAGGATCTGGGATCCTGGGCGCACGTCGCTGTCGTGGCTGAGGCGGAACCGTTCATCGCCGCCCTGGAGGACCTCGGGGTGGACGAGCAAGCCGCACGTAGCCTGCGACTGCGTGCCTCAGAGTTGAAGGGATACTTGTGAGCGAGACTCTCGCCGAGCTCGACACCGCGCGCCCGGCCGACGGTGTGGGAGTCAAGCTCGGCCAACGGGTGGACGAGATCTCCGATGCCCTGGACATCGCCGGTGATCGTGTCCCGGCCGACGTGGTCTCCGTGGCGCGCGAGGATCTCGCACGGGTCACGCGTCGCCTCGAGCTCGGCGTCGACTACACGGTCGTGGCGCTCGTGGGA
Proteins encoded:
- a CDS encoding dihydrofolate reductase family protein codes for the protein MDQLLRVHCFNLSRDGFGAGENQSLERPFGHADPGDMFAWAGATASWPNRTDPGGTRGLDDYFTRDFARNIGAEIMGRNKFGPQRGPWRDRQWRGWWGDEPPFHTPVFVLTHHERPSFTLSDTTFHFLDAGPEEALERAKAAAKGKDVRLGGGATTIRQFLDADLVDTMHIAVSDVELGSGVRLWQSPEELLDRFHLEVVPSPSGVRHHLFWRR
- a CDS encoding GTPase domain-containing protein, giving the protein MTPTPATPPHDPSTEDHGAPEETAEHIQSDLDGPVPMVEVIEHLLDNLDTASLPLEVPGVAECRVQRDRLATQVRHHLLPRLKQVAAPVIVVVGGSTGAGKSTIVNSVVGREVTEAGVLRPTTREPILVVHPLDAELMDTHPVTEVARVNPSEDVPRGMALLDAPDLDSVHAGNRSLADELVELADLWVFVTTGSRYGDAVPWTRLQAASERGVSLSVILNRVDPEALATVRRDLFERLEAQGFGSVPFFVIPDVGPLEGALPDHRIREFTQWLTVLGAKSQSRSVIARTVRGAWPALRQDVQAVAVAMEDQRRTNLSLRNQLNAATAASADQVRTDLTSGAAATGAPTTAWLAGASSGGILSPLVAAPANLFESWRVRRANAARLESVRSLREVAINAARTLIHEAGERAERALRTAAEESPAGCQVTEAVAPATCTAGRAERLAMLFSEWDDVVAELCATLTFTADDAGLDEAGKVALVEAAAVGLDGASRAVTRMLGERGAAVVARLNEDLGSWAHVAVVAEAEPFIAALEDLGVDEQAARSLRLRASELKGYL